One part of the Muntiacus reevesi chromosome 18, mMunRee1.1, whole genome shotgun sequence genome encodes these proteins:
- the MYO1C gene encoding unconventional myosin-Ic isoform X1: MALQVELIPTGEIIRVVHPHRPCKLALGSDGVRVTMESALTARDRVGVQDFVLLENFTSEAAFIENLRRRFRENLIYTYIGPVLVSVNPYRDLQIYSRQHMERYRGVSFYEVPPHLFAVADTVYRALRTERRDQAVMISGESGAGKTEATKRLLQFYAETCPAPERGGAVRDRLLQSNPVLEAFGNAKTLRNDNSSRFGKYMDVQFDFKGAPVGGHILSYLLEKSRVVHQNHGERNFHIFYQLLEGGEEETLRRLGLERNPQSYLYLVKGQCAKVSSINDKSDWKVVRKALTVIDFTEDEVEDLLSIVASVLHLGNTHFAADEESNAQVTTENQLKYLTRLLGVEGSTLREALTHRKIIAKGEELLSPLNLEQAAYARDALAKAVYSRTFSWLVAKINRSLASKDAESPSWRSTTVLGLLDIYGFEVFQHNSFEQFCINYCNEKLQQLFIELTLKSEQEEYEAEGIAWEPVQYFNNKIICDLVEEKFKGIISILDEECLRPGEATDLTFLEKLEDTVKHHPHFLTHKLADQRTRKSLDRGEFRLLHYAGEVTYNVTGFLDKNNDLLFRNLKETMCSSENPILSQCFDRSELSDKKRPETVATQFKMSLLELVEILKSKEPAYIRCIKPNDSKQPGRFDEVLIRHQVKYLGLMENLRVRRAGFAYRRKYEAFLQRYKSLCPETWPTWTGRPQDGVTVLVRHLGYKPEEYKMGRTKIFIRFPKTLFATEDALEIRRQSLATKIQAAWRGFHCRQKFLRVKRSAICIQSWWRGTLGRRKAAKRKWAAQTIRRFIQGFILRHAPRCPENAFFVDHVRTSFLLNLRRQLPRNILDTSWPTPPPALREASELLRELCRKNMVWKYCRSISPEWKQQLQQKAVASEIFKGKKDNYPQSVPRLFISTRLGADEINPRVLQALGSEPIQYAVPVVKYDRKGYKPRSRQLLLTPNAVVIVEDAKVKQRIEYANLTGISVSSLSDSLFVLHVQRQDNKQKGDVVLQSDHVIETLTKTALSADRVNNININQGSITFAGGPGRDGIIDFTPGSELLITKAKNGHLAVVAPRLNSR; this comes from the exons ATGGCGCTGCAAGTGGAGCTGATACCTACCGGGGAGATCATCCGTGTGGTTCACCCCCACAGGCCCTGCAAGCTA GCCCTGGGCAGTGACGGGGTGCGGGTCACCATGGAGAGCGCGCTGACCGCCCGTGACCGGGTGGGGGTGCAGGACTTCGTGCTGCTGGAGAACTTCACCAGCGAGGCCGCCTTCATCGAGAACCTGCGGCGGCGCTTCCGGGAGAACCTGATCTAC ACCTACATTGGCCCTGTGCTGGTCTCTGTCAACCCCTACCGAGACCTGCAGATCTACAGCCGGCAGCACATGGAGCGTTATCGAGGTGTCAGCTTCTATGAGGTTCCACCTCACCT GTTCGCGGTGGCCGACACTGTGTACCGGGCACTGCGCACGGAGCGCCGGGACCAGGCAGTGATGATCTCTGGGGAAAGCGGGGCAGGCAAGACCGAGGCCACCAAGCGGCTGCTGCAGTTCTATGCCGAGACCTGCCCAGCCCCCGAGCGGGGTGGTGCTGTGAGGGACCGGCTGCTGCAGAGCAACCCGGTGCTGGAG GCCTTTGGCAATGCGAAGACCCTCCGGAACGACAACTCCAGCAGGTTTGGGAAGTACATGGACGTGCAGTTTGACTTCAAG GGTGCCCCCGTGGGTGGCCACATCCTCAGTTACCTCCTGGAGAAGTCCCGCGTGGTGCACCAGAATCACGGGGAGAGGAACTTCCACATCTTCTACCAGCTGCTGGAGGGGGGTGAGGAGGAGACGCTGCGCAGGCTGGGCCTGGAACGAAATCCCCAGAGCTACCTGTACCTGGTGAAA GGCCAGTGCGCCAAAGTCTCCTCCATCAATGACAAGAGTGATTGGAAGGTGGTGAGGAAGGCTCTGACTGTCATTGACTTCACCGAGGACGAGGTGGAG GACCTGCTAAGCATCGTGGCCAGCGTCCTGCATCTGGGCAACACCCACTTTGCCGCCGATGAGGAGAGCAACGCCCAGGTCACCACCGAGAACCAGCTCAAGTACCTGACCAGG CTCCTTGGTGTGGAAGGCTCAACATTGCGGGAAGCCCTGACACACAGGAAGATCATCGCCAAGGGCGAAGAG ctcctgagcccgctGAACCTAGAACAGGCCGCGTATGCGCGGGACGCCCTCGCCAAGGCTGTCTACAGCCGCACCTTTTCCTGGCTGGTCGCGAAGATCAACAGGTCACTGGCCTCCAAG GATGCTGAGAGCCCCAGCTGGCGGAGCACCACAGTCCTTGGGCTACTGGACATTTACGGCTTTGAAGTGTTCCAGCACAACAG CTTTGAGCAGTTCTGCATCAATTACTGCAACGAAAAGCTGCAGCAGCTCTTCATTGAGCTCACCCTCAAGTCGGAGCAGGAGGAGTACGAGGCCGAGGGCATCGCG TGGGAGCCGGTCCAGTATTTCAACAACAAGATTATCTGTGACCTGGTGGAGGAGAAGTTCAAGGGCATCATCTCCATTTTG GACGAGGAGTGTCTGCGTCCCGGGGAGGCCAcggacctgaccttcctggagaAGCTGGAGGACACAGTCAAACACCATCCACACTTCCTGAC GCACAAGCTGGCTGACCAGCGGACCAGGAAATCTCTGGACCGCGGGGAGTTCCGCCTCCTGCACTATGCCGGGGAGGTGACCTACAACGTAACTG GGTTTCTGGATAAAAACAACGACCTTCTCTTCCGGAACCTGAAGGAG ACCATGTGCAGCTCGGAGAATCCCATCCTGAGCCAGTGCTTCGACCGGAGCGAGCTCAGCGACAAGAAGCGGCCAGAGACG GTGGCCACCCAATTCAAGATGAGCCTCCTGGAGCTGGTAGAGATCTTGAAGTCAAAAGAGCCTGCCTACATCCGCTGCATCAAGCCCAATGACTCCAAGCAGCCCG GCCGCTTTGATGAGGTGCTGATCCGGCACCAGGTGAAGTACCTGGGGCTGATGGAGAACCTGCGCGTGCGCAGAGCCGGCTTTGCCTACCGCCGCAAATACGAGGCTTTCCTGcagag GTACAAGTCACTGTGCCCAGAGACTTGGCCCACGTGGACGGGGCGGCCCCAGGATGGGGTGACTGTGCTGGTCAGGCACCTAGGCTACAAGCCAGAAGAGTACAAGATGGGCAG GACCAAGATCTTCATCCGCTTCCCCAAGACCCTGTTTGCCACAGAGGACGCCTTGGAGATCCGACGACAGAGCCTGG CCACGAAGATCCAGGCCGCCTGGAGGGGCTTTCACTGCCGGCAGAAATTCCTCCGGGTGAAGCGATCAG CCATCTGCATCCAGTCGTGGTGGCGAGGAACGCTGGGCCGGAGGAAGGCGGCCAAGAGGAAGTGGGCGGCACAGACCATCCGGCG GTTCATCCAGGGCTTCATCCTGCGCCACGCGCCCCGTTGCCCCGAGAATGCTTTCTTCGTGGACCATGTGCGCACCTCTTTTCTGCTCAACCTGCGGCGGCAGTTGCCCCGGAATATTCTGGACACTTCTTGGCCCACGCCCCCACCTGCCCTGCGTGAG GCCTCAGAGCTGCTGCGGGAGCTGTGCCGGAAGAACATGGTGTGGAAATACTGCCGGAGCATCAGCCCCGAATGGAAGCAGCAG CTGCAGCAAAAGGCTGTGGCGAGTGAGATCTTCAAGGGCAAGAAGGACAATTACCCCCAGAGTGTCCCCAGACTCTTCATCAGCACTCGGCTTG GTGCAGATGAGATCAACCCCAGAGTGCTGCAGGCCCTGGGCTCGGAGCCCATCCAG TACGCTGTGCCTGTAGTGAAGTACGACCGCAAGGGCTACAAGCCGCGCTCCCGGCAGCTGCTGCTGACGCCCAACGCTGTGGTCATCGTGGAGGACGCTAAGGTCAAGCAGAGGATCGAGTACGCCAACCTGACTG GAATCTCCGTCAGCAGCCTGAGCGACAGCCTCTTTGTGCTCCACGTGCAGCGTCAGGACAATAAGCAGAAG GGGGACGTGGTGCTGCAGAGTGACCACGTGATCGAGACCCTGACCAAGACGGCCCTCAGCGCTGACCGAGTGAACAACATCAACATCAACCAGGGCAG CATCACGTTCGCAGGCGGGCCCGGCAGGGACGGCATCATTGACTTCACACCCGGCTCGGAGCTGCTCATCACCAAGGCCAAGAACGGGCACCTGGCTGTG GTGGCCCCACGGCTGAACTCACGGTGA
- the MYO1C gene encoding unconventional myosin-Ic isoform X2, protein MRYRASALGSDGVRVTMESALTARDRVGVQDFVLLENFTSEAAFIENLRRRFRENLIYTYIGPVLVSVNPYRDLQIYSRQHMERYRGVSFYEVPPHLFAVADTVYRALRTERRDQAVMISGESGAGKTEATKRLLQFYAETCPAPERGGAVRDRLLQSNPVLEAFGNAKTLRNDNSSRFGKYMDVQFDFKGAPVGGHILSYLLEKSRVVHQNHGERNFHIFYQLLEGGEEETLRRLGLERNPQSYLYLVKGQCAKVSSINDKSDWKVVRKALTVIDFTEDEVEDLLSIVASVLHLGNTHFAADEESNAQVTTENQLKYLTRLLGVEGSTLREALTHRKIIAKGEELLSPLNLEQAAYARDALAKAVYSRTFSWLVAKINRSLASKDAESPSWRSTTVLGLLDIYGFEVFQHNSFEQFCINYCNEKLQQLFIELTLKSEQEEYEAEGIAWEPVQYFNNKIICDLVEEKFKGIISILDEECLRPGEATDLTFLEKLEDTVKHHPHFLTHKLADQRTRKSLDRGEFRLLHYAGEVTYNVTGFLDKNNDLLFRNLKETMCSSENPILSQCFDRSELSDKKRPETVATQFKMSLLELVEILKSKEPAYIRCIKPNDSKQPGRFDEVLIRHQVKYLGLMENLRVRRAGFAYRRKYEAFLQRYKSLCPETWPTWTGRPQDGVTVLVRHLGYKPEEYKMGRTKIFIRFPKTLFATEDALEIRRQSLATKIQAAWRGFHCRQKFLRVKRSAICIQSWWRGTLGRRKAAKRKWAAQTIRRFIQGFILRHAPRCPENAFFVDHVRTSFLLNLRRQLPRNILDTSWPTPPPALREASELLRELCRKNMVWKYCRSISPEWKQQLQQKAVASEIFKGKKDNYPQSVPRLFISTRLGADEINPRVLQALGSEPIQYAVPVVKYDRKGYKPRSRQLLLTPNAVVIVEDAKVKQRIEYANLTGISVSSLSDSLFVLHVQRQDNKQKGDVVLQSDHVIETLTKTALSADRVNNININQGSITFAGGPGRDGIIDFTPGSELLITKAKNGHLAVVAPRLNSR, encoded by the exons ATGCGCTACCGGGCGTCG GCCCTGGGCAGTGACGGGGTGCGGGTCACCATGGAGAGCGCGCTGACCGCCCGTGACCGGGTGGGGGTGCAGGACTTCGTGCTGCTGGAGAACTTCACCAGCGAGGCCGCCTTCATCGAGAACCTGCGGCGGCGCTTCCGGGAGAACCTGATCTAC ACCTACATTGGCCCTGTGCTGGTCTCTGTCAACCCCTACCGAGACCTGCAGATCTACAGCCGGCAGCACATGGAGCGTTATCGAGGTGTCAGCTTCTATGAGGTTCCACCTCACCT GTTCGCGGTGGCCGACACTGTGTACCGGGCACTGCGCACGGAGCGCCGGGACCAGGCAGTGATGATCTCTGGGGAAAGCGGGGCAGGCAAGACCGAGGCCACCAAGCGGCTGCTGCAGTTCTATGCCGAGACCTGCCCAGCCCCCGAGCGGGGTGGTGCTGTGAGGGACCGGCTGCTGCAGAGCAACCCGGTGCTGGAG GCCTTTGGCAATGCGAAGACCCTCCGGAACGACAACTCCAGCAGGTTTGGGAAGTACATGGACGTGCAGTTTGACTTCAAG GGTGCCCCCGTGGGTGGCCACATCCTCAGTTACCTCCTGGAGAAGTCCCGCGTGGTGCACCAGAATCACGGGGAGAGGAACTTCCACATCTTCTACCAGCTGCTGGAGGGGGGTGAGGAGGAGACGCTGCGCAGGCTGGGCCTGGAACGAAATCCCCAGAGCTACCTGTACCTGGTGAAA GGCCAGTGCGCCAAAGTCTCCTCCATCAATGACAAGAGTGATTGGAAGGTGGTGAGGAAGGCTCTGACTGTCATTGACTTCACCGAGGACGAGGTGGAG GACCTGCTAAGCATCGTGGCCAGCGTCCTGCATCTGGGCAACACCCACTTTGCCGCCGATGAGGAGAGCAACGCCCAGGTCACCACCGAGAACCAGCTCAAGTACCTGACCAGG CTCCTTGGTGTGGAAGGCTCAACATTGCGGGAAGCCCTGACACACAGGAAGATCATCGCCAAGGGCGAAGAG ctcctgagcccgctGAACCTAGAACAGGCCGCGTATGCGCGGGACGCCCTCGCCAAGGCTGTCTACAGCCGCACCTTTTCCTGGCTGGTCGCGAAGATCAACAGGTCACTGGCCTCCAAG GATGCTGAGAGCCCCAGCTGGCGGAGCACCACAGTCCTTGGGCTACTGGACATTTACGGCTTTGAAGTGTTCCAGCACAACAG CTTTGAGCAGTTCTGCATCAATTACTGCAACGAAAAGCTGCAGCAGCTCTTCATTGAGCTCACCCTCAAGTCGGAGCAGGAGGAGTACGAGGCCGAGGGCATCGCG TGGGAGCCGGTCCAGTATTTCAACAACAAGATTATCTGTGACCTGGTGGAGGAGAAGTTCAAGGGCATCATCTCCATTTTG GACGAGGAGTGTCTGCGTCCCGGGGAGGCCAcggacctgaccttcctggagaAGCTGGAGGACACAGTCAAACACCATCCACACTTCCTGAC GCACAAGCTGGCTGACCAGCGGACCAGGAAATCTCTGGACCGCGGGGAGTTCCGCCTCCTGCACTATGCCGGGGAGGTGACCTACAACGTAACTG GGTTTCTGGATAAAAACAACGACCTTCTCTTCCGGAACCTGAAGGAG ACCATGTGCAGCTCGGAGAATCCCATCCTGAGCCAGTGCTTCGACCGGAGCGAGCTCAGCGACAAGAAGCGGCCAGAGACG GTGGCCACCCAATTCAAGATGAGCCTCCTGGAGCTGGTAGAGATCTTGAAGTCAAAAGAGCCTGCCTACATCCGCTGCATCAAGCCCAATGACTCCAAGCAGCCCG GCCGCTTTGATGAGGTGCTGATCCGGCACCAGGTGAAGTACCTGGGGCTGATGGAGAACCTGCGCGTGCGCAGAGCCGGCTTTGCCTACCGCCGCAAATACGAGGCTTTCCTGcagag GTACAAGTCACTGTGCCCAGAGACTTGGCCCACGTGGACGGGGCGGCCCCAGGATGGGGTGACTGTGCTGGTCAGGCACCTAGGCTACAAGCCAGAAGAGTACAAGATGGGCAG GACCAAGATCTTCATCCGCTTCCCCAAGACCCTGTTTGCCACAGAGGACGCCTTGGAGATCCGACGACAGAGCCTGG CCACGAAGATCCAGGCCGCCTGGAGGGGCTTTCACTGCCGGCAGAAATTCCTCCGGGTGAAGCGATCAG CCATCTGCATCCAGTCGTGGTGGCGAGGAACGCTGGGCCGGAGGAAGGCGGCCAAGAGGAAGTGGGCGGCACAGACCATCCGGCG GTTCATCCAGGGCTTCATCCTGCGCCACGCGCCCCGTTGCCCCGAGAATGCTTTCTTCGTGGACCATGTGCGCACCTCTTTTCTGCTCAACCTGCGGCGGCAGTTGCCCCGGAATATTCTGGACACTTCTTGGCCCACGCCCCCACCTGCCCTGCGTGAG GCCTCAGAGCTGCTGCGGGAGCTGTGCCGGAAGAACATGGTGTGGAAATACTGCCGGAGCATCAGCCCCGAATGGAAGCAGCAG CTGCAGCAAAAGGCTGTGGCGAGTGAGATCTTCAAGGGCAAGAAGGACAATTACCCCCAGAGTGTCCCCAGACTCTTCATCAGCACTCGGCTTG GTGCAGATGAGATCAACCCCAGAGTGCTGCAGGCCCTGGGCTCGGAGCCCATCCAG TACGCTGTGCCTGTAGTGAAGTACGACCGCAAGGGCTACAAGCCGCGCTCCCGGCAGCTGCTGCTGACGCCCAACGCTGTGGTCATCGTGGAGGACGCTAAGGTCAAGCAGAGGATCGAGTACGCCAACCTGACTG GAATCTCCGTCAGCAGCCTGAGCGACAGCCTCTTTGTGCTCCACGTGCAGCGTCAGGACAATAAGCAGAAG GGGGACGTGGTGCTGCAGAGTGACCACGTGATCGAGACCCTGACCAAGACGGCCCTCAGCGCTGACCGAGTGAACAACATCAACATCAACCAGGGCAG CATCACGTTCGCAGGCGGGCCCGGCAGGGACGGCATCATTGACTTCACACCCGGCTCGGAGCTGCTCATCACCAAGGCCAAGAACGGGCACCTGGCTGTG GTGGCCCCACGGCTGAACTCACGGTGA
- the MYO1C gene encoding unconventional myosin-Ic isoform X3, whose product MESALTARDRVGVQDFVLLENFTSEAAFIENLRRRFRENLIYTYIGPVLVSVNPYRDLQIYSRQHMERYRGVSFYEVPPHLFAVADTVYRALRTERRDQAVMISGESGAGKTEATKRLLQFYAETCPAPERGGAVRDRLLQSNPVLEAFGNAKTLRNDNSSRFGKYMDVQFDFKGAPVGGHILSYLLEKSRVVHQNHGERNFHIFYQLLEGGEEETLRRLGLERNPQSYLYLVKGQCAKVSSINDKSDWKVVRKALTVIDFTEDEVEDLLSIVASVLHLGNTHFAADEESNAQVTTENQLKYLTRLLGVEGSTLREALTHRKIIAKGEELLSPLNLEQAAYARDALAKAVYSRTFSWLVAKINRSLASKDAESPSWRSTTVLGLLDIYGFEVFQHNSFEQFCINYCNEKLQQLFIELTLKSEQEEYEAEGIAWEPVQYFNNKIICDLVEEKFKGIISILDEECLRPGEATDLTFLEKLEDTVKHHPHFLTHKLADQRTRKSLDRGEFRLLHYAGEVTYNVTGFLDKNNDLLFRNLKETMCSSENPILSQCFDRSELSDKKRPETVATQFKMSLLELVEILKSKEPAYIRCIKPNDSKQPGRFDEVLIRHQVKYLGLMENLRVRRAGFAYRRKYEAFLQRYKSLCPETWPTWTGRPQDGVTVLVRHLGYKPEEYKMGRTKIFIRFPKTLFATEDALEIRRQSLATKIQAAWRGFHCRQKFLRVKRSAICIQSWWRGTLGRRKAAKRKWAAQTIRRFIQGFILRHAPRCPENAFFVDHVRTSFLLNLRRQLPRNILDTSWPTPPPALREASELLRELCRKNMVWKYCRSISPEWKQQLQQKAVASEIFKGKKDNYPQSVPRLFISTRLGADEINPRVLQALGSEPIQYAVPVVKYDRKGYKPRSRQLLLTPNAVVIVEDAKVKQRIEYANLTGISVSSLSDSLFVLHVQRQDNKQKGDVVLQSDHVIETLTKTALSADRVNNININQGSITFAGGPGRDGIIDFTPGSELLITKAKNGHLAVVAPRLNSR is encoded by the exons ATGGAGAGCGCGCTGACCGCCCGTGACCGGGTGGGGGTGCAGGACTTCGTGCTGCTGGAGAACTTCACCAGCGAGGCCGCCTTCATCGAGAACCTGCGGCGGCGCTTCCGGGAGAACCTGATCTAC ACCTACATTGGCCCTGTGCTGGTCTCTGTCAACCCCTACCGAGACCTGCAGATCTACAGCCGGCAGCACATGGAGCGTTATCGAGGTGTCAGCTTCTATGAGGTTCCACCTCACCT GTTCGCGGTGGCCGACACTGTGTACCGGGCACTGCGCACGGAGCGCCGGGACCAGGCAGTGATGATCTCTGGGGAAAGCGGGGCAGGCAAGACCGAGGCCACCAAGCGGCTGCTGCAGTTCTATGCCGAGACCTGCCCAGCCCCCGAGCGGGGTGGTGCTGTGAGGGACCGGCTGCTGCAGAGCAACCCGGTGCTGGAG GCCTTTGGCAATGCGAAGACCCTCCGGAACGACAACTCCAGCAGGTTTGGGAAGTACATGGACGTGCAGTTTGACTTCAAG GGTGCCCCCGTGGGTGGCCACATCCTCAGTTACCTCCTGGAGAAGTCCCGCGTGGTGCACCAGAATCACGGGGAGAGGAACTTCCACATCTTCTACCAGCTGCTGGAGGGGGGTGAGGAGGAGACGCTGCGCAGGCTGGGCCTGGAACGAAATCCCCAGAGCTACCTGTACCTGGTGAAA GGCCAGTGCGCCAAAGTCTCCTCCATCAATGACAAGAGTGATTGGAAGGTGGTGAGGAAGGCTCTGACTGTCATTGACTTCACCGAGGACGAGGTGGAG GACCTGCTAAGCATCGTGGCCAGCGTCCTGCATCTGGGCAACACCCACTTTGCCGCCGATGAGGAGAGCAACGCCCAGGTCACCACCGAGAACCAGCTCAAGTACCTGACCAGG CTCCTTGGTGTGGAAGGCTCAACATTGCGGGAAGCCCTGACACACAGGAAGATCATCGCCAAGGGCGAAGAG ctcctgagcccgctGAACCTAGAACAGGCCGCGTATGCGCGGGACGCCCTCGCCAAGGCTGTCTACAGCCGCACCTTTTCCTGGCTGGTCGCGAAGATCAACAGGTCACTGGCCTCCAAG GATGCTGAGAGCCCCAGCTGGCGGAGCACCACAGTCCTTGGGCTACTGGACATTTACGGCTTTGAAGTGTTCCAGCACAACAG CTTTGAGCAGTTCTGCATCAATTACTGCAACGAAAAGCTGCAGCAGCTCTTCATTGAGCTCACCCTCAAGTCGGAGCAGGAGGAGTACGAGGCCGAGGGCATCGCG TGGGAGCCGGTCCAGTATTTCAACAACAAGATTATCTGTGACCTGGTGGAGGAGAAGTTCAAGGGCATCATCTCCATTTTG GACGAGGAGTGTCTGCGTCCCGGGGAGGCCAcggacctgaccttcctggagaAGCTGGAGGACACAGTCAAACACCATCCACACTTCCTGAC GCACAAGCTGGCTGACCAGCGGACCAGGAAATCTCTGGACCGCGGGGAGTTCCGCCTCCTGCACTATGCCGGGGAGGTGACCTACAACGTAACTG GGTTTCTGGATAAAAACAACGACCTTCTCTTCCGGAACCTGAAGGAG ACCATGTGCAGCTCGGAGAATCCCATCCTGAGCCAGTGCTTCGACCGGAGCGAGCTCAGCGACAAGAAGCGGCCAGAGACG GTGGCCACCCAATTCAAGATGAGCCTCCTGGAGCTGGTAGAGATCTTGAAGTCAAAAGAGCCTGCCTACATCCGCTGCATCAAGCCCAATGACTCCAAGCAGCCCG GCCGCTTTGATGAGGTGCTGATCCGGCACCAGGTGAAGTACCTGGGGCTGATGGAGAACCTGCGCGTGCGCAGAGCCGGCTTTGCCTACCGCCGCAAATACGAGGCTTTCCTGcagag GTACAAGTCACTGTGCCCAGAGACTTGGCCCACGTGGACGGGGCGGCCCCAGGATGGGGTGACTGTGCTGGTCAGGCACCTAGGCTACAAGCCAGAAGAGTACAAGATGGGCAG GACCAAGATCTTCATCCGCTTCCCCAAGACCCTGTTTGCCACAGAGGACGCCTTGGAGATCCGACGACAGAGCCTGG CCACGAAGATCCAGGCCGCCTGGAGGGGCTTTCACTGCCGGCAGAAATTCCTCCGGGTGAAGCGATCAG CCATCTGCATCCAGTCGTGGTGGCGAGGAACGCTGGGCCGGAGGAAGGCGGCCAAGAGGAAGTGGGCGGCACAGACCATCCGGCG GTTCATCCAGGGCTTCATCCTGCGCCACGCGCCCCGTTGCCCCGAGAATGCTTTCTTCGTGGACCATGTGCGCACCTCTTTTCTGCTCAACCTGCGGCGGCAGTTGCCCCGGAATATTCTGGACACTTCTTGGCCCACGCCCCCACCTGCCCTGCGTGAG GCCTCAGAGCTGCTGCGGGAGCTGTGCCGGAAGAACATGGTGTGGAAATACTGCCGGAGCATCAGCCCCGAATGGAAGCAGCAG CTGCAGCAAAAGGCTGTGGCGAGTGAGATCTTCAAGGGCAAGAAGGACAATTACCCCCAGAGTGTCCCCAGACTCTTCATCAGCACTCGGCTTG GTGCAGATGAGATCAACCCCAGAGTGCTGCAGGCCCTGGGCTCGGAGCCCATCCAG TACGCTGTGCCTGTAGTGAAGTACGACCGCAAGGGCTACAAGCCGCGCTCCCGGCAGCTGCTGCTGACGCCCAACGCTGTGGTCATCGTGGAGGACGCTAAGGTCAAGCAGAGGATCGAGTACGCCAACCTGACTG GAATCTCCGTCAGCAGCCTGAGCGACAGCCTCTTTGTGCTCCACGTGCAGCGTCAGGACAATAAGCAGAAG GGGGACGTGGTGCTGCAGAGTGACCACGTGATCGAGACCCTGACCAAGACGGCCCTCAGCGCTGACCGAGTGAACAACATCAACATCAACCAGGGCAG CATCACGTTCGCAGGCGGGCCCGGCAGGGACGGCATCATTGACTTCACACCCGGCTCGGAGCTGCTCATCACCAAGGCCAAGAACGGGCACCTGGCTGTG GTGGCCCCACGGCTGAACTCACGGTGA